In Ureibacillus thermophilus, the genomic stretch ATATTTAGGAAAATAAATAAGATTGGAAAGGATTGTTCACATTTCTATGTCCTGCGGGAATTCCCCCGCAGGAAACAAAGTAAAGAAGGAAGAATGTAAAAATTTGTTAATGTACGATGTATTTTTTTATGATATTGTAGAAATCAATTTAGAAAGAAGTTTTGAGGGAGATTTAAAATGTCAATCGAAACAACTATAACCATCTTAGCCATATCCTTTCTTACTTCAGTGATATTGGGTCCGATATTCATACCAATACTAAGAAGATTAAAATTCGGCCAAAGCATTCGAACAGAAGGTCCAAAATCTCATATGAAAAAAGCAGGTACACCAACGATGGGCGGAGTGATTTTCTTAATTTCTATTATCTTCACTACCATCATCGTTGGAAAAATATTCAATTTATTTACCACTCAATCTGTTGTCTTGCTTTTAGTATTAGTGGGTTTTGGCGTGATTGGACTATTGGATGACAGTATTAAAATTGTTTTTAAAAGAAATCTAGGGCTAACTTCCTTACAAAAATTAATTGGTCAAATTGTTATATCCATCTTAGCTTTCTTGCTATTGAGATTGGGTACTTTCGATACATCCATCAGCATCCCATTTAAGGATTGGTCCATTGATTTAGGAATACTTTATGTAGCCTTTTTAATTTTTTGGCTCGTCGGTTTTTCTAATGCGGTCAATTTGACGGATGGGTTGGATGGATTGGTAGCCGGCACAGCATCCATTGCTTTTAGCGCCTTTGGAGTAATTGCGCTATTTAATGAACAAACTGATGTGGCAGTATTTACCTTTGCAGTAACAGGCGCATTATTAGGATTTTTAATCTTCAATGCAAATCCTGCAAAAGTATTTATGGGGGATACGGGATCTCTTGCATTGGGCGGTGCCCTTGGACTTGTATCCGTCATTGTGAAGGAAGAGTTGTTGCTTTTATTGATTGGGCTTGTTTTTGTGATTGAAACATTATCCGTCATTCTTCAAGTGGCAAGCTTTAAAATGCGCGGAAAACGCATATTTAAAATGGCGCCGATTCATCACCATTTTGAATTATCAGGATGGTCTGAAAGAAAAGTGGTTGGCGTATTTTGGACAATAGCTTTATTAGTTGCAATGATTGCTGTGATAGCGGAGGCATATTTATGATTTATACAACACAATTTCAACATAAAAAAATTTTGGTTTTAGGCTTAGCAAAAAGCGGAGTGGCTGCATCGCTCCTACTACATAAGCTTGGGGCATTTGTGACAGTGAATGATGCAAAACCTTTTGATGAAAATCCCGATGCTCAATCTTTGCTGAAAAAGGGGATTACTGTCATTTGCGGCCGACATCCGGAAGATTTGCTAGATGAAGGATTTGAAATGGTTGTAAAAAATCCTGGCATTCCTTACACCAATCCCATTGTAAAAGAAGCCCTCTCACGAAATTTACCAGTCATTACGGAAATTGAGTTGGCTTATTTGATCAGCGAAGCACCGATGATCGGCATTACAGGAACAAATGGTAAAACAACTACAACAACATTAATTTTTGAAATGTTAAAAAGAAGCGGCCGTCATCCAAAAATTGCGGGCAATATCGGAACGGTAGCTTGCACTGTTGCGGAAGAGGCTACAAAAGATGAAGTAATTGTAACGGAATTATCATCATTTCAATTGATGGGCATTATTCAATTTAAACCTAAAATTGCCGTGCTAACCAATTTATATGATGCTCATTTAGATTATCACGGCACTTTTGAGGAATATGCGAAAGCGAAATTTGGAATTACGAAAAATCAAACGGAAGAGGATTATTTAATCTTTAATCAAGATCAAGAGGTCGTTGTCGAATGGGCGAAAGCATCGCGGGCAAAAAAAATTCCTTTCAGCATTCAAGGCCGCATGGAAGAAGGGATTAGCGCCGATGATTCAACCATTTACTGGCAAGGTGAAACGTTTATTGACCGGGAAATAATTGCTTTGCCAGGCAAGCACAATTTGCAAAATATTTTAGCAGCCATTGCTGCTTGCCTCACATATGGATGCGACAAGTTGGCAATTGAAGAAGTATTAAAAACCTTCTCCGGCGTCCGCCATCGCACTCAATTTGTCCGTGAGTGGAAAGGAAGAAAAATTTACAACGATTCGAAGGCAACAAATTGTTTAGCAACAAAAGTAGCGCTTGAAGCATTTCAACAGCCAATCATATTAATTGCGGGGGGACTAGAACGAGGACATTCCTTCGAAGAATTGCGGGAAGCAATGAAAAATGTTAAAGCTGTTGTGGCAATGGGTGAAACGAAAAATCGTTTTATCGAATTTGCAAAGTCTTGCAATGTAAAAGAATGTGTAATTGCTGCCGATATTGCTGAGGCTGTTGAAAAGGCTGCAGAACTTTCCGAAAGCGGAGACGTTATTTTATTATCGCCGGCTTGTGCCAGCTGGGATCAATATAAAAACTTTGAAGTTCGAGGGGATTTATTTATTGAGGCGGCAATGAAACTTTCTTAATGGTGGAATGAAAAAATATTAAGAAAGGATGCCTTCACTGAAATTTACGTATAAAAGGCTGTTTATACTTTCTGCATTTACACTGTCCGTTGTCGGTATCATTTTCATTTATTCGGCGGGTACATATTGGAGTGCGATTCATTACAAAGGAGAAATTCCTTTTTACATTAAACAATCCATTTACCTTTTACTTGCGCTTATAGTCTTTTATATCGTCTCCAATATGTCCATTTTTCACCTTGAAAAAACGTGGATTAGCTTATATATATTTTCTCTGTTCTTGCTTGTCCTTGTGTTAATTCCAGGAATCGGCCTTGAGCGGAACGGCTCTCAAAGCTGGATCGGAATCGGGCCATTAACTGTACAGCCTGCCGAGTTAGTGAAAATTACGACTTTAATGGTTTTAAGCTTTTTGCTTAGCAAGGTGCTTAGCGGTGAGCGGATTGTCCGCCTCCAGCATTTCCTCATTATCATTATTCCAAGCGCTCTAATTATGTTGCAGCCTGATTTTGGTTCTGTGTTTATATTAGTTATCTCCTCATTTATTTTGTTATTTATTGCAAGATATCCAATCAAACTTTATGTGGCTATTATTGTTATTGGCGTGATTGGATTAGTCGGACTTATTGCAGCTGCACCTTATCGGTTAAAGCGGATTGAAGCCTTCATCGATCCTTGGCAAGATCCGTTAGGCAGCGGTTTCCAGGCGGTGCAGTCGCTCTTAGCCATTGGTCCTGCCGGATTGCTCGGACATGGCTTTCAGCAAAGCAGACAAAAGTTTTTATATTTACCGGAGCCGCAAAACGATTTTATCTTTTCCATTATTTTGGAGGAAATCGGATTTGTAGGCGGTTGTTTTCTCATCGCCCTGTTTTGTCTATTCATCTATTCAGGAATGGGTTTAGCTTTGCAGGCAACGAGAAGTTCGGATTTTTTCGCTATCAGCTCCCTTGTTGCTATGATCGGCTTCCAAGCAGCATTAAATATTGGCGTTGTGATTGGGCTGATTCCTGTAACAGGTGTGACGTTGCCGTTTATTAGTTATGGCGGCACATCGCTCATGATTATATGGTTTGTTGTTGGCGTCATTGTAGCTATTTCAAATCGAACCACATAATTGGAAAGGAGGAGTAAAAATGGATAAAGTCATTGATATTGAAGAACGCATTCCCACCTTAAAGAAGAAAAGAAGAAGAAGAACAAACACAAAGTTTGTCGTGATGATATCCCTATTTTTAGTCTTGTTATTTTTACTCCTTTATTTCCAATCATCTTACAGCGATATTCAAAAAATTACCGTGCATGGAGCGAAGTTGGTAAAAGAAGATTATTATATCGAAAAGTCCGGACTTCAAATAGGCGATTCAATGTGGGGATTCAAAGTTCTCGACATTGAAAAAAAATTGCAAGAGGATTGGGTTAAAGATGTGACCGTAAAAAGAAAGTGGCTTACAACTGTAGAAATACAAGTGAAAGAATACCGAAAAGTTGCCTATATATTTGAAGATCATCATTTCTACCCAATATTGGAAAATGGGGTTGTCTATAAATCATCGGAGAAAATTGACCCTACCATTGATGCACCTATTTTTTTAAACTTTGATGATGAAGAGTTGAGAAAAAAGGTTTTGAAAGAATTGGCGGAACTGGATGATGAGGTGTTGGCGCTCATTTCTCAAATCAATTTAAATGCAACAGAATCGGATCCGTATTCGATTACATTATTTATGAATGACGGGTTTGAAGTTAGAGCGGAAATCAACACCCTTGCAGAAAAAATGAAATATTACCCAGCGATTGTTGCGCAAATTGAAAATGCGGAGGAAAACGGAAAAGGTATCATTGATATTGAAGTTGGTTCTTATTTCAAACCTTATTCTGAAGTATATAAGACCATAGATATCAATGCAGAATCCGACCATGAACCGGACGAACAGGATGTGGAAGATGATGAATCAACTCCATAATCGAAAACAAAATAAATTTTCAAAAAGACGTTTTATTTTCCTGTTAGTTTGCATCGTGACCGGTTTCATCATCGGTTATGCCTATAACTTGGCAAAGGATCATAAAAAGCTGGATTCAAGCGCTTTGGATCAAGAGGATAATTACCGGACGGAACTTATTGAGCAGCAAGAGAAAACCAAAGAATTGATGGACGAGCTGAATGAATTGAAAGAACAAATTAGCAAATATGAAAAATCTTTTACAGAAAATGAAAATGATTACAAAGAACTGGCAGAAGAAGCTGAAAAATTAAGATTAATGCTCGGTGAATTGCCCGCCCATGGAGAGGGGATTAAAGTCACTTTAAAAGATGGAGCTTATAATCCGAAATCCACCAATCCGAATGATTATATTGTTCATGAAAGCCATATCTTTCTTGTCATCAATGAGTTAAAGATTTCAGGTGCAGAAGCCATTTCAATTAATGGCCATCGCTTAAAACCAAATTCTTATATCCATTGCAACGGCCCTGTCATTACAATAGATGGAAAACAATATCCTGCTCCATTTGAAATTGAAGCAATTGGAAACTCTCAAACTTTAATTTCTTCATTAAAAATTCCAGGAGGAGTTTTTGATCAATTATTAAATGATTCAATCGTAATAGCGATTCAAGCGATGGACGATATCAAAATGTAAAAGGGGGCAGGTAGGTGGAGAAAAATGTAGTCATACGAATTACCATCATTTCATTTATTGTAGGGTTCATGATTGCCATTCAATATAACACTGTAAAAAAACCTGAATTGAGAGATACAAGAGACATTTGGGAAATTCGCCAAGAATTAAGCGAAGAAAAAAAAAGGCATTCAGAACTGTTAGATGAAATTGCTTCCTTGAAAAAAATTAAATCGGAATATGAAAATAATAACAATGAAGAACTGGGAGAAGTTTTACAGTCAACGGTTGAAGATTTAAGAAAGCGAGCAGGGCTCACTAAAGTAACAGGTCCAGGAGTACATTTAAATATTCAACCTGCAGAGGAATTAATCCTCAGCGGCTATAAAGTGGAGCCAATTTCCCCAGACCTTTTAATACGACTTGTCAATGAAATTTACCGTTATAATGGCTTATACATTGAAATTGATGGACAAAGGGTTGTTCATATAACAGCTATAAGGGATATTAATGGAAAGACGACAGTCAATAGTGTGCCAATCAGCAATTCGAATGTAGATATCTATATCATTACAGAAACCTTTGAAAAAGCTGAGAAACTTCACAGCTATTTATATGCATCCACTTTTCAAGATGACTTTTATATTGATAATCTAAAACTAACTATTTCTCCAGCAAAAGAAGAGATTACAATCGACGCTTATGATGGAGAATTGACAAATACCTATTTGTTGAAAAGTGAAGGGGATTAAAAAATGTGGCTACCATTTCTAGGATTAATTTTAGGATTAACTTTAGGGCTCTTGACGGATATCCAAATTCCATCCGTATATGAAAATTACTTATCAATTGCTGTTTTGGCTGCCCTTGATACTATTGTGGGAGGAATGCGAGCCCATTTGCAGCAAGTTTATGATGATAAAGTATTTATAACTGGTTTTTTCTTTAATATTGCCCTTGCCATTGGACTTGCTTTTTTAGGTGTCCATTTAGGAGTCGACTTGTATTTGGCCGCCATTTTTGCTTTCGGTGTGAGACTTTTTCAAAATATTGCTATCATTCGACGAATTTTGATACAAAAGTGGGAAGACAGACATATAAAAAAAGATGAAAAAACTGTATAATAGCAGTAAAATTTATTATGTATAATGTTATAGAAGAATTTACTGACACATATATAATATTCTAAAATAGAATGAGTGAGTAGCATTCGAAGGAGGTGCGGTGGAATGAATCATCAAAACATATATATATCACTTGACATAGGTTCCTCTTCAATAAAAGTACTAATTGGCGATGTTACAGATGGCCAGTTGCATGTCATAGGAGTAGGAAACACAAAAACTAATGGAGTAAAAAAAGGCACAATTGTTGATATAGATGCAACCGTTCAATCCATTAAAAAAGCAGTAGAACAAGCAGAGCGAATGACAGGAATTCAAATTAGAGAAGTTGTTTTAGGCATTCCAGCAAATCAAACAGTATTGCAGCCGGTAAAAGGTGTTGTGGCTGTAAACAGCGAAAATCGTGAAATTACAGATGATGATTTAGATCGAGTGTTTGAATCTGCTCAAGTGATGTCGATACCACCGGAGAGGGAACTGGTCAACATTATACCAAAACAATTTATTGTTGATAATTTGGATGAAATTAAAGACCCTCGAGGTATGATTGGTATACGACTGGAAATGGATGCCACGATGATAACCACATCCCGCACTTTATTGCATAATGTTTTAAGATGTGTTGAACGGGCGGGGCTTAATATAAAAGAAATCTATTTGCAGCCTCTTGCAGCAGGATATTTTGCATTAACGGAAGACGAAAAAAATCAAGGCACGGCATTTATTGATATTGGCGGCGGTTCAACCACGATTGCAGTTTTTGAAGATGGCTTGTTGACGCATACCGGCGTTGTACCAGTCGGAGGAGAACATATTACAAAAGATTTGTCCATCATATTAAAAACCCCTACTGAACAAGCCGAAAAAATTAAAAGAGAGTATGGACATGCCTTTTATGAAGATGCTTCGGATGATGAAGTGTTTGAAGTCCCAGTAGTAGGGACAGATGCAACGGAAGAATACAGCCAAAAATTTATATCCGAAATTATTTGTTCTCGTTTAGAAGAAATGTTCGACCTGGTGTTGGATGAATTAGCCCGCTTAGGTGTTCGGGATTTACCGGGAGGAATTGTCATTTCAGGTGGTGTAGCTTCATTAGAAGGAATTGCACAACTTGCTCGCCAAGTCATGCAAACCCGCGTCAGAATTTATATACCGGATTATATCGGAGTCAGAGATCCGTCTTATACGACTGCTGTTGGTTTAATTCGATATGCGCATATGGAAGATGAGTTTTTTGGAAGAAGCCCAGCTTCTAAAGCACCTGTTTATCAAGCGGTAGGTTCAGTTACTACTCCTCCTAAAAAGCAATCTCATGCATCTGAAAGAACTGATAATGAATATAAAACAAGTGTTTTTGATAAAGCAAAAAGGTTATTTGATAAATTTTTTGAATAGTGGAAAAGAAAATCTAAAATTTAGACTAGTGTGGCAGGAGGAGAAAGAATGTTAGAATTTGATACGAATATTGACCAACTAGCCAAAATAAAAGTAATTGGTGTTGGCGGTGGTGGAAATAATGCGGTTAATCGAATGATTGAACACGGTGTTCAAGGTGTTGAATTTATTGCTGTCAATACAGATGCGCAAGCTTTAAATCTATCAAAAGCTGAAATAAAGTTGCAGATTGGTAGTAAACTGACACGTGGATTAGGTGCAGGGGCAAATCCAGAAATCGGAAAGAAGGCTGCAGAAGAAAGCAGAGAACAAATTGAAGAAGTTGTACGCGGAGCCGATATGGTGTTTGTCACTGCAGGAATGGGTGGAGGAACTGGAACTGGTGCCGCACCAATTATTTCACAAATTGCTAAAGATTTAGGAGCTTTAACTGTTGGGGTAGTTACACGTCCGTTTTCCTTTGAAGGAAAAAAGAGACAGACACAGGCAATCAATGGAATTGCAGCGATGAAAGAAGCAGTGGACACGTTAATTGTTATTCCGAATGATAAACTGCTGCAAATCGTTGATAAAAGCACTCCGATGCTTGAAGCTTTCCGAGAAGCGGATAACGTACTTCGCCAAGGTGTGCAAGGAATTTCTGACTTAATCGCGACGCCAGGTCTCATCAACTTAGACTTTGCAGATGTTAAAACAATTATGTCCAATAAAGGTTCAGCATTGATGGGTATCGGTATTGCTTCCGGCGAAAACCGGGCAACGGAGGCAGCGAAAAAAGCGATTTCCAGCCCGCTTCTTGAAACTTCTATTGATGGAGCAAAAGGCGTCATCATGAACATCACAGGCGGAACAAATTTAAGCTTGTTTGAAGTTCAAGAGGCTGCGGATATTGTTGCATCTGCTTCTGATGAAGAAGTTAATATGATTTTTGGTTCCGTTATTAATGAAAACTTAAATGACGAAATCATTGTAACGGTCATTGCAACTGGCTTTGATGATGCTGCACCTCAAACAATTCAAAGTGCAAGACCATCAATAAATGTGCGAAATTCACAAATGAACTCCATACCACAACAGCAACCTCCAGTGCGTGAACGAAATGTGGAACCGCAGCAGCAACAGGATTATTATCGAAACCAACAACAAGAAGATCTTTTAGATATTCCGACATTTTTAAGAAATCGTCGAAATCGAAATCAATAACATTCATCATTCAATGGAAATAGTGTTACAAAATAACAAAAAAATCGACAATTCTCAAATTTGACTTTACAATATTATGTAAAAATGACATAAAGAAACTATCTGGAATAAGAATTTATTTCTAGATAGTTTCTTTTTTATGCATAATTTCCCGCTCTATGCAATATTTTGTCAATAAAAACTCCGGTTTTGCTACGATGTTTTGACATTTTCTACATAGGGATAGTGTTAATCTATCAATAGGAGGACGCTAAAATGATTGGAGAATTACTCGTACTATACAATACGTTATTTAATTACTTACTATTAAAATTCACAAAGGAAATAACGGGATTGTATGTCAAGAAACGAAGGCTTTTGTTCAGTGCATTCGTCAGCGGACTCGTGTCATCTATTTTTTATCAAACTTTTATAGGAGCTGTACTCAGTTTCCTGCTACTAATAGGACTCGCTTTCTCCTTTCGATTTCAAACTTTGTTAAAACAAGGAACAGTGTTGCTTGTAGCTACCTTTTTTCTGGGGGGGCTACTCACCAGTTTACTTCCTTTTTTGCTTAGGCAATCCGATCTCATTTTTTTTATCTTTTGTTTAAGTCTTGCTGTTCTTAGTTTAACTTTTATTCATTCGAAGTGGAGAAATCTGACAAAGGAAAGGTTGCAACAATCTTTTGTAGTGGATTGCGAATTAGAGCTTTTTCAAAACACATATTCGTTGAAAGGATTCATTGATACGGGAAATGAATGTGTGGAGCCGATCAGCGGAAAACCTGTTCATTTCTTATCGTATCAAGCGGTAGAAGAAAAACTGCCGAAAGAATTAAAAGTTGGATTGCTTACGTGGAACGACCAGAATCCTTATCAACTAACAATGTTTCCTGACTTTATGTACCCCAAGATCAGAGTATTGAGATTGTCAACGGTTCAAAAAGAAACGTCTACCGCTTTAGCATTCCGATTTGAACGTCTGATTCTTTACGGAAACATAAAGAAGGAAATATTGGATGAATATGTTGTTTTTACAAGACACGATGCCCGTTTTCCGCAGAATGCACAAATGATTCTCCACGTTTTAGCGTTGAACTAAATCATAAAGGGGGAGAATGGTTGTTTGGAAAATTAAAAGAACTGCTCTCAAGAATATTTAGTAAGTTTCGCACTAAAAAAACATACTATATAGGAGGTCATGATTCATTGCCAGTGCCATTAACTAGAGAAGAGGAAATGTCAGTAATTGAAGCATTTATGAATGGGGATATGAAAGCACGGGATACCCTCATTGAAAGAAATTTGCGACTTGTAGTTTACATTGCACGACGATTTGATAATACAGGTACGCCAATTGAAGATTTAATCAGCATCGGTTCGATTGGATTAATTAAAGCGATTGAAACCTACAATAAAGAAAAGAATATAAAACTTGCCACATACGCTTCTCGATGCATTGAGAATGAGATTTTAATGCATTTGCGAAAGACAAGTCGTATGAAGGGCGAAGTTTCGTTGGATGAACCATTGAATTCTGATCCTGATGGTAATGAACTCCTTTTATCAGATATTTTAGGCACAGATGAAGAAATTATTATGAATGATGTAGAAAAGAAAATTGAACGTGCGTCGATGTTTGAAGCTATTAACGGATTAAGCGAGAGAGAAAGATATATTATGGAATGCCGTTTCGGATTAAACGGCAAAAAAGAAATGACTCAAAAAGAGGTAGCGGATCATTTAGGCATTTCCCAATCCTATATTTCCAGACTAGAAAAGAAAATTATTTCTGAGTTAAGAGAGTCCTTGAACCAACCAATCTCATAAAGAATTGGTTGAAATTGGACGAATTGCGCACGCATATTCTTTTCCATTTCGGACAAACTTAAAAAACAGTCCAAGAGATAAAAAGTCTGGAGGAAAAGAAGATGGTGCGTACAAAAGTCGAGCTTTGTGGTGTTGATACTGCTTCCTTGCCGGTATTAAGCCATGAAGAAATGAGAGAGTTGTTTGTTCGTCTTAAAAATGGTGATACAACGGTAAGAGAACAATTGGTCATTTGCAATTTGCGATTAGTATTGAGCATCGTTGGCCGGTTCTCTTACCGTGGGGAACAAGCAGATGATCTGTTCCAGGTAGGATGTATTGGATTATTGAAAGCCATCGATCATTTCGATTTAAAGCATAACGTAAGATTTTCCACATATGCTGTACCAATGATAATCGGAGAAATTCGCAGACACTTGCGGGACCATCATGCATTGAGAGTATCAAGATCATTGAGAGATATTGCATATAAGGCGATGCAGGCGAAAGAAAAGTTCATATCCGAAAATTTATATGAACCGACAATTGAACAAATTGCCGAAATGATTGACATGAAAAAAGAAGATGTGCTGTATGCTTTAGATGCAATTCAGGATCCCCTTTCTCTTCAGGAGCCGATTTATTCCGATG encodes the following:
- the mraY gene encoding phospho-N-acetylmuramoyl-pentapeptide-transferase, with translation MSIETTITILAISFLTSVILGPIFIPILRRLKFGQSIRTEGPKSHMKKAGTPTMGGVIFLISIIFTTIIVGKIFNLFTTQSVVLLLVLVGFGVIGLLDDSIKIVFKRNLGLTSLQKLIGQIVISILAFLLLRLGTFDTSISIPFKDWSIDLGILYVAFLIFWLVGFSNAVNLTDGLDGLVAGTASIAFSAFGVIALFNEQTDVAVFTFAVTGALLGFLIFNANPAKVFMGDTGSLALGGALGLVSVIVKEELLLLLIGLVFVIETLSVILQVASFKMRGKRIFKMAPIHHHFELSGWSERKVVGVFWTIALLVAMIAVIAEAYL
- the murD gene encoding UDP-N-acetylmuramoyl-L-alanine--D-glutamate ligase, whose protein sequence is MIYTTQFQHKKILVLGLAKSGVAASLLLHKLGAFVTVNDAKPFDENPDAQSLLKKGITVICGRHPEDLLDEGFEMVVKNPGIPYTNPIVKEALSRNLPVITEIELAYLISEAPMIGITGTNGKTTTTTLIFEMLKRSGRHPKIAGNIGTVACTVAEEATKDEVIVTELSSFQLMGIIQFKPKIAVLTNLYDAHLDYHGTFEEYAKAKFGITKNQTEEDYLIFNQDQEVVVEWAKASRAKKIPFSIQGRMEEGISADDSTIYWQGETFIDREIIALPGKHNLQNILAAIAACLTYGCDKLAIEEVLKTFSGVRHRTQFVREWKGRKIYNDSKATNCLATKVALEAFQQPIILIAGGLERGHSFEELREAMKNVKAVVAMGETKNRFIEFAKSCNVKECVIAADIAEAVEKAAELSESGDVILLSPACASWDQYKNFEVRGDLFIEAAMKLS
- a CDS encoding FtsW/RodA/SpoVE family cell cycle protein gives rise to the protein MPSLKFTYKRLFILSAFTLSVVGIIFIYSAGTYWSAIHYKGEIPFYIKQSIYLLLALIVFYIVSNMSIFHLEKTWISLYIFSLFLLVLVLIPGIGLERNGSQSWIGIGPLTVQPAELVKITTLMVLSFLLSKVLSGERIVRLQHFLIIIIPSALIMLQPDFGSVFILVISSFILLFIARYPIKLYVAIIVIGVIGLVGLIAAAPYRLKRIEAFIDPWQDPLGSGFQAVQSLLAIGPAGLLGHGFQQSRQKFLYLPEPQNDFIFSIILEEIGFVGGCFLIALFCLFIYSGMGLALQATRSSDFFAISSLVAMIGFQAALNIGVVIGLIPVTGVTLPFISYGGTSLMIIWFVVGVIVAISNRTT
- a CDS encoding cell division protein FtsQ/DivIB, whose amino-acid sequence is MDKVIDIEERIPTLKKKRRRRTNTKFVVMISLFLVLLFLLLYFQSSYSDIQKITVHGAKLVKEDYYIEKSGLQIGDSMWGFKVLDIEKKLQEDWVKDVTVKRKWLTTVEIQVKEYRKVAYIFEDHHFYPILENGVVYKSSEKIDPTIDAPIFLNFDDEELRKKVLKELAELDDEVLALISQINLNATESDPYSITLFMNDGFEVRAEINTLAEKMKYYPAIVAQIENAEENGKGIIDIEVGSYFKPYSEVYKTIDINAESDHEPDEQDVEDDESTP
- a CDS encoding DUF881 domain-containing protein, which encodes MNQLHNRKQNKFSKRRFIFLLVCIVTGFIIGYAYNLAKDHKKLDSSALDQEDNYRTELIEQQEKTKELMDELNELKEQISKYEKSFTENENDYKELAEEAEKLRLMLGELPAHGEGIKVTLKDGAYNPKSTNPNDYIVHESHIFLVINELKISGAEAISINGHRLKPNSYIHCNGPVITIDGKQYPAPFEIEAIGNSQTLISSLKIPGGVFDQLLNDSIVIAIQAMDDIKM
- a CDS encoding DUF881 domain-containing protein; the protein is MEKNVVIRITIISFIVGFMIAIQYNTVKKPELRDTRDIWEIRQELSEEKKRHSELLDEIASLKKIKSEYENNNNEELGEVLQSTVEDLRKRAGLTKVTGPGVHLNIQPAEELILSGYKVEPISPDLLIRLVNEIYRYNGLYIEIDGQRVVHITAIRDINGKTTVNSVPISNSNVDIYIITETFEKAEKLHSYLYASTFQDDFYIDNLKLTISPAKEEITIDAYDGELTNTYLLKSEGD
- a CDS encoding small basic family protein — its product is MWLPFLGLILGLTLGLLTDIQIPSVYENYLSIAVLAALDTIVGGMRAHLQQVYDDKVFITGFFFNIALAIGLAFLGVHLGVDLYLAAIFAFGVRLFQNIAIIRRILIQKWEDRHIKKDEKTV
- the ftsA gene encoding cell division protein FtsA, giving the protein MNHQNIYISLDIGSSSIKVLIGDVTDGQLHVIGVGNTKTNGVKKGTIVDIDATVQSIKKAVEQAERMTGIQIREVVLGIPANQTVLQPVKGVVAVNSENREITDDDLDRVFESAQVMSIPPERELVNIIPKQFIVDNLDEIKDPRGMIGIRLEMDATMITTSRTLLHNVLRCVERAGLNIKEIYLQPLAAGYFALTEDEKNQGTAFIDIGGGSTTIAVFEDGLLTHTGVVPVGGEHITKDLSIILKTPTEQAEKIKREYGHAFYEDASDDEVFEVPVVGTDATEEYSQKFISEIICSRLEEMFDLVLDELARLGVRDLPGGIVISGGVASLEGIAQLARQVMQTRVRIYIPDYIGVRDPSYTTAVGLIRYAHMEDEFFGRSPASKAPVYQAVGSVTTPPKKQSHASERTDNEYKTSVFDKAKRLFDKFFE
- the ftsZ gene encoding cell division protein FtsZ — protein: MLEFDTNIDQLAKIKVIGVGGGGNNAVNRMIEHGVQGVEFIAVNTDAQALNLSKAEIKLQIGSKLTRGLGAGANPEIGKKAAEESREQIEEVVRGADMVFVTAGMGGGTGTGAAPIISQIAKDLGALTVGVVTRPFSFEGKKRQTQAINGIAAMKEAVDTLIVIPNDKLLQIVDKSTPMLEAFREADNVLRQGVQGISDLIATPGLINLDFADVKTIMSNKGSALMGIGIASGENRATEAAKKAISSPLLETSIDGAKGVIMNITGGTNLSLFEVQEAADIVASASDEEVNMIFGSVINENLNDEIIVTVIATGFDDAAPQTIQSARPSINVRNSQMNSIPQQQPPVRERNVEPQQQQDYYRNQQQEDLLDIPTFLRNRRNRNQ
- a CDS encoding sigma-E processing peptidase SpoIIGA, whose product is MIGELLVLYNTLFNYLLLKFTKEITGLYVKKRRLLFSAFVSGLVSSIFYQTFIGAVLSFLLLIGLAFSFRFQTLLKQGTVLLVATFFLGGLLTSLLPFLLRQSDLIFFIFCLSLAVLSLTFIHSKWRNLTKERLQQSFVVDCELELFQNTYSLKGFIDTGNECVEPISGKPVHFLSYQAVEEKLPKELKVGLLTWNDQNPYQLTMFPDFMYPKIRVLRLSTVQKETSTALAFRFERLILYGNIKKEILDEYVVFTRHDARFPQNAQMILHVLALN
- the sigE gene encoding RNA polymerase sporulation sigma factor SigE is translated as MFGKLKELLSRIFSKFRTKKTYYIGGHDSLPVPLTREEEMSVIEAFMNGDMKARDTLIERNLRLVVYIARRFDNTGTPIEDLISIGSIGLIKAIETYNKEKNIKLATYASRCIENEILMHLRKTSRMKGEVSLDEPLNSDPDGNELLLSDILGTDEEIIMNDVEKKIERASMFEAINGLSERERYIMECRFGLNGKKEMTQKEVADHLGISQSYISRLEKKIISELRESLNQPIS
- the sigG gene encoding RNA polymerase sporulation sigma factor SigG produces the protein MVRTKVELCGVDTASLPVLSHEEMRELFVRLKNGDTTVREQLVICNLRLVLSIVGRFSYRGEQADDLFQVGCIGLLKAIDHFDLKHNVRFSTYAVPMIIGEIRRHLRDHHALRVSRSLRDIAYKAMQAKEKFISENLYEPTIEQIAEMIDMKKEDVLYALDAIQDPLSLQEPIYSDGGDAVYIMDQLRDEGVSEDQWVAYVSVKESIQRLDERQQLILAKRFYYGETQTEIAKSLGISQAQISRLEKSAIETMQKDYKFG